The Solanum lycopersicum chromosome 9, SLM_r2.1 genome window below encodes:
- the LOC101248661 gene encoding cellulose synthase-like protein G1, whose amino-acid sequence MDGVGGTVCAGTGYYLKKEALYSTPINQDNMTTLFQKAQLEYKWESQLYQSEESLQEAEEKFGASRKFINSLNHQRNGRENVLCDEMIDEAKALASCTFEENTRWGKEIGYSYNSLLESSYTGYLLHSKGWKSVYLYPKRPCFLGCSTIDMKDALVQLMKWASGLVQVGLSKYSPFTYGLMSKMPLVQNMCYGYFMFSHFLSIPCFLYGIVPPLCFLSGTPLFPKVTSPWFALFTTIFLSSLSQHLYEVMSSGGNLRTWWNEQRIWIIKTVTACLFGCLDVLMKWLGVAKANFRLTNKAIDEEKLRKHEKGKFDFQGAKLFMVPLTFLVVFNVICFIFGMKRLVLERNFEEMFGQGFLSFYVLVLSYPILEGLVVSKKQK is encoded by the exons ATGGATGGAGTAGGAGGGACTGTTTGTGCAGGCACAGGCTATTATTTGAAGAAAGAAGCATTATATAGTACTCCAATTAACCAAGATAATATGACTACACTTTTTCAAAAAGCTCAATTAGAATACAAGTGGGAATCTCAATTGTATCAATCAG AGGAGTCACTTCAAGAGGCAGAAGAAAAGTTTGGTGCTTCTAGAAAGTTCATTAACTCTTTGAATCATCAAAGAAATGGAAGGGAAAATGTTCTATGTGATGAGATGATTGATGAAGCTAAAGCTCTTGCTTCTTGCACttttgaagaaaatacaagATGGGGTAAAGAA ATAGGGTACTCATACAATAGTTTACTAGAGAGCTCATACACAGGCTATCTCTTGCATTCTAAGGGGTGGAAATCAGTATATCTTTACCCAAAGAGGCCATGTTTTCTTGGTTGTAGCACCATTGATATGAAAGATGCTTTGGTCCAACTCATGAAGTGGGCTTCTGGGCTAGTACAAGTTGGACTTTCAAAATACAGCCCATTTACTTATGGGCTCATGTCAAAAATGCCTTTAGTCCAAAACATGTGTTATGGATACTTCATGTTCTCACATTTCCTCTCCATTCCTTGCTTCCTCTATGGCATTGTTCCACCTTTGTGCTTCTTGAGTGGCACTCCACTGTTTCCCAAG GTGACAAGCCCATGGTTTGCTTTATTCACAACCATATTCTTATCATCTCTATCTCAACATTTATATGAAGTCATGTCTAGTGGTGGCAACTTAAGAACATGGTGGAATGAACAAAGAATTTGGATAATAAAAACAGTCACAGCTTGCTTATTTGGATGCTTAGATGTTTTAATGAAGTGGTTAGGTGTTGCAAAGGCAAATTTCAGGTTAACAAACAAAGCTATAGATGAAGAGAAATTAAGGAAACATGAAAAGGGTAAATTTGATTTCCAAGGTGCTAAGTTATTTATGGTTCCTTTGACATTTTTAGTGGTGTTTAATGTGATATGTTTCATATTTGGAATGAAAAGATTGGTCTTAGAGAGGAACTTTGAGGAGATGTTTGGACAAGGTTtcctttctttttatgttttagttcTTAGTTATCCTATATTAGAGGGTTTAGTAGTATCAaagaaacaaaagtaa
- the LOC101258697 gene encoding transcriptional regulator SUPERMAN-like, with protein sequence MEKNSSKYFNKHQTMKNVKEYSWDNNYVDHQGGDLVGGFLWPPRSYTCSFCKREFKSAQALGGHMNVHRRDRARLRLQSPTILESNPNPNSNPNPNPSFVSSPSSPSTKLFPPFVSTLPPLLSPNSFSSSTAAGGGSHEMKNGDLTKMGSAKFEENGKECSEVVKRSEFLRLDLGIGLISESKDDLDLDLELRLGYI encoded by the coding sequence ATGGAAAAAAATAGTAGCAAGTACTTCAACAAACACCAAACCATGAAGAATGTTAAAGAATATTCATGGGATAATAATTATGTAGATCATCAAGGTGGTGATTTAGTTGGAGGGTTTTTATGGCCACCAAGATCTTACACATGTAGCTTTTGTAAAAGAGAATTTAAATCAGCTCAAGCTCTTGGTGGTCATATGAATGTTCATAGAAGAGATAGAGCAAGGCTTAGACTTCAATCACCAACAATTCTTGAatcaaaccctaaccctaattcaaatcctaaccctaaccctagttTTGTTTCATCACCATCTTCTCCTTCAACAAAACTATTCCCTCCTTTTGTTTCAACATTACCTCCATTATTATCTCctaattcattttcttcttcaaccgCAGCGGGCGGAGGCTCTCATGAGATGAAAAATGGAGATTTGACAAAAATGGGAAGTgcaaaatttgaggaaaatggaAAGGAATGTAGTGAAGTGGTGAAGAGGAGTGAATTTTTGAGATTGGATTTGGGAATTGGTTTGATTAGTGAATCAAAAgatgatttggatttggatttggagcTTAGACTTGGTTACATTTAG